DNA sequence from the Enterobacteriaceae endosymbiont of Donacia cincticornis genome:
TATCACATTAATATTCATTTTTTTAAGGGAAAAACCTCTATGACGAATAATTCTTATTATTCTTTCACTTATTTCAGGACTAATATTTGTTTTAATATGTAATTGATATTTATACATTTAACTTTTCTCTATCATATAATCATTACTACATCCAGGAGGAACTAAAGGCCAAACATTATCATTTTCATTAATAGAAACATGTAATATATAAGGTTTATTAATGTTAAAAATTTTTTGTAAACTTTTACTAATTTCATTAGTATTATCTATACTATGTCCAGATATTCCAAAAGATTTTGCTAATTGAATAAAATCTGGATTATCATATAAATATGTTTCACTATATCTTTTATTAAAAAAAATTTGTTGCCATTGTCTTACCATACCTAACCTTTGATTATCTAGTAATATAATTTTTATAGGTAAATTTTTTCTTTTAATTGTACTTAATTCTTGAATATTCATCATAAATGATCCATCACCAGAAATACATATAACATTACTATTAGGTTTAGCTATTTGTGCCCCAATTGCTGCAGGTAATCCAAAACCCATTGTTCCTAATCCACTAGAAGTAATAAAATTTTTCGGATTAGAAAAATTTATATGTTGTGCTACCCACATTTGATGTTGTCCTACATCAGTAGTAATAATAGTATTATTATTTTTAATATCTGATAATTTTTTAAGTAAAATAGGAGCAAATATTTTTTTTTTATTTTTATAAGATTTATATATATAAGAATATTTTTTCTTTATTTTTTTTACATATATTTGCCATTTTAAAATATTTGTAGGTTTTTCTAAAAGAGGAATTAAATAATTAAAATTTCCTAATAATGCTACATTTACTTTACAAATTTTATTAATTTCAGATGGATCTATATCTAAATGAATAATATTTGCATATGGTGCAAATTTTTTTATATTTCCTGTAACTCTATCATCAAATCTAGTTCCAATAGCTACTAATAAATCACATTTTTGTACAATATAATTTGCTGCTTTATTTCCATGCATTCCTATCATTCCTAAATAATAAGGATTTTTATTATTTATAGTACCTATTCCTTTTAAAGTAACTACAGTAGGTATTTGAGATTTTTTAATAAATTTTCTTAATACTTTTACTGCATTACCTATATTAACTCCACCACCTATATATAATATAGGCATTTTAGATTTTCTTAATAAAAAATTTGCTTTTCCTATCTTCGTAATTGAAGATGTTTTATAGGAAATAACAAAATTTTTTTTATTTTGTAAAATAATTCTTTTATCTATATTAGATAATTGTATATCTTTAGGTATATCTATCAATACAGGACCTGGTCTATTAGATAATGCTATATAAAAAGCTTTATCTATAGTAGTAGATAATTCTATTAATGAAGTTATTAAAAAACTATGTTTAGTACATGATAATGACATTCCTATAATATCTATTTCTTGAAAAGCATCAGTCCCTATTAAAGAAAGTGATACTTGTCCAGTAATTGCAATAATAGGTACGGAATCTACCATTGCATCTGCAAGACCAGTTATTAAATTAGTAGCTCCTGGACCAGATGTAGCAATACATACTCCTATTTTACCAGTAGCTCTTGCATATCCGATAGCTGCTATTGCAGCCCCTTGTTCATGTCTACATAATATGTGTTCTATATCTCCATCATATAATGCATCATAAAGAGGCATTATCGCACCTCCTGGATATCCAAATACTTTTTTAATATTTTTTTTTTTTAATATTTGAATTATACATTGTGCTCCGTTCATATTTTATACCTCTTTTTTTAAATAAAATGATATGCATAATTCAATTTAATTATGATTTAATTTATATATTTATAGGTTATAATGATATGGTTTTATGTCAGATATGTTATCAAAATTTTATAAAAATCATATAATTTTTTAAATTAAATATTCATATATATGAATATATATTTATATAAAATATTTTACTATTTATTTATATTTTTTTTTAAAAAAAATATTTTCAGGGGTGGAGGGATTTGAACCCCCAACCATTGGTTTTGGAGACCAATATTCTACCAATTAAACTACACCCCCGTAATTTTTATATATAATATATTATATATTTTTATTAGTAAAATTTATTTATCATAAAATTTATCTTTTTTAGATATAAAAATAAAAAATATCCTGTTATTATTAAATAAATATTTTTATATTAAAATGTTTTAATAAAAATTTTTTTTATGTATTATTAATTATTATTTTTTTATAAAAATATTTATAGAATAAATTTATATATTTTATAATTTTAAAAGGATTAAAAAATGACAGAATGGAGTATTGGGAAAATAAAAGATATTAAATATTGGGCAAATGATTTATTTAGTATTATTCTAAAAGCAAAAGTAAATAATTTTTTAGCTGGTCAATTTACTAAATTAGCATTAATAATTAATGATAGAAAAATACAAAGAGCATATTCATATATTAATTCACCAAAAAATAAAAATTATGAATTTTATATTTCTAATATTAATAAGGGTAATTTAACTCCTTATTTATATAAGTTAAAAATTAATGATGAAATTCTGATTTCTAAAAATGCATTAGGAAATTTTACAATAAATAACATTGAATCTTGTAAAAATTTATGGATGTTTTCTACAGGAACAGGAATCGGTCCTTACCTTTCAATATTACAAGATGGCATATGTTTTCAAAAATTTAAAAAAATAATTTTAATACATTCTGTTAGATATATAGAAAATTTTAATTATTTAAATTTAGTTAAAAAAATAAAACAAAAATATTCTAACCAATTAACTATTAAAATTATTTTAACTAGAAATATTAATATTGATCATTCTATTTTATATGGTCATATTCCTAATTTAATTAAAAATGGTGTTTTAGAAAAAAATCTTGGAATTAGAATAGATACTAATGATAGTCATGTAATGCTTTGTGGTAATCCACATATGATAAAACAAACTAGAAAATTTTTAGAGCAAAATAAAAATTTTTCTAAAAATTTAATAAATAAAAAAGGTAATATTACCTATGAACAATATTGGTAATTAAAATATTTTAAAATTTTAAAGGAAATAATATGAAAAAATTTTTAATTATTGCTAATTGGAAATTAAATGGTAGTTATAATTTTATAGATAAAAATCTAAATATAATTAAAAAAATAAATAATTCTTTAAATTATTGTCAATTATCTATATCGCCTCCTTATGTATATTTAAATTATATTAATAATTTAATAAAAAATACTTCCATATCTTTAACAGCACAAAATGTTGATATTCATTTAAAAGGATCTTTTACAGGAGAAATATCAGTAAATATGTTAAAAGATATAGGTGTAAAATATGTAATAATTGGTCATTCAGAAAGAAGAATATATCATAATGAAGATATTGATCTTATATCAAAAAAATTTGTCTTAGTTAAGAAATATGGTCTCATCCCAATTTTGTGTATAGGAGAAACTGCAGAACAGAAAAAAAATAAATTAACGGAAAAAATTTGTATTAATCAAATTAATAGTATACTTAAAATTAGTAATATTAAAATATTTAATAATACTATTATAGCATATGAACCAATATGGGCTATTGGATCTGGTAAAATAGCAGATATAAATGAAGTAAAAAAAATTATTTTGTTTATTAAAAAATATATATTTTCTTTAAATAAAGAAATAATAAAAAATATATATTTTCAATATGGTGGATCAGTAAATTTTTTTAACATAAATCATTTTTTTACAAAAAAATATATAAATGGTTTTTTAATAGGTAAAGTTTCTTTAACAATAAAAGATTTTGTACTTTTAATCGAAAAAATAGAAAAAAGTTTATATTTATTAAATAGGTCTTAACATCGGAAATAAAATAACATCTCTTATTGATTTAGTATTTGTAAATAGCATAACTAATCTATCTATTCCTATACCTAATCCGGCAGTAGGAGGTAATCCATGTTCTAATGCTTCTATATAATCCTTATCATAAAAATAATTATTAATTTTTTTATAATTTTCTTGTTTTTTAAATCTTTTTTTTTGTTCTTGAGAATCATTAAGTTCTGAAAAACCGTTTGCAATTTCCATCCCACAAATAAAAAATTCAAATCTATCGGTAAATAAAGGATTCGAATCATTACTCCTTGATAACGGAGAAATTTCAATAGGATATTCTGTAATAAATGTCGGTTCTATAATTTTATTAATAATTTTTTCTTCAAAAATTTTAGAAATAATTTTACCTTTACTCCAATGTAAATTAATTTTAACATTTAAAAAATTAGCAATTTTTATCAATTTATTTAAATTTTCTAAATTTTCTAAAGAAAAATTAGGATAAAATTTTATAATAGCTTCTTTCATAGTTAATTTATTAAACTTATTATTTAAATCAAAAACATGACTATTATATTTTAATAAATTATTTTTAAATATTTTTTTAAATATTTTTTTAAATAATTTTTCAAAGAAAATCATTAAATCTTTATAATCTGAATATGCAACATATAATTCCATCATAGTAAATTCAGGATTATGTTGAGTTGATATTCCTTCATTACGAAAATTTCTATTAATTTCAAAAATTTTATTAAATCCTCCAATAATTAAACGTTTTAAATATAATTCAGGAGCAATACGTAAATATATATTCATATTATATTTATTATGATAAGTTATAAAAGGTTTAGCTAAAGCTCCTCCTGGAATATTATGCATCATCGGAGTTTCTACTTCAATAAAATTATTTTTATTCATAAAATCCCGAATATTTAATATAATTTGATGTCTTTTTTGGAAGACAAAACGTGTTTTTTCATTCACAATAAGATCTAAGTATCTTTTTCTATATTTTATTTCTTTATTTTGTAATCCATGATATTTATCAGGTAATGGTTTTGTTGCTTTTGTTAATAAGTAAATTTTTTGACAAAAAATTGACAAAACTTGAGTTTTAGTTTTAAAAACATAACCAATTATACCTATAATATCTCCAAGATCATATTCTTTTAAAAATTTTTTATATTCTTGAAAAGATATCTCATTTTGAGATATATAAATTTGTATTTTACCTGTATAATCTTGAATGTTAATAAAAGAAGCTTTACCCATAATACGTATATTTACTATACGTCCTGCAATATGTAATGTTTTTTTTTGAAAAAAATCATTTTTTTTATTTGAAATCTTATCCAAATAATTACATGTAATATTAACTTTAAAATGATTAGGAAAAACTATATTATTATTTTTTTTTAATATATCTAATTTTCTAGATCTAAATTTTATTTCATTATTATTAATATTTTTAATATTATTTAGTTTATCTTTTAATTCAGACATAATATTAAACCTTATTTATATATTTATAAACCTAATTTTAAACTTGCTTGAATAAAGTGATCTAAATTACCATTTAATACAGATTGTATATTTTTACTTTCTATACCGGTCCTTATATCTTTTATTCTCGAATCATCTAATATATAAGAACGTATTTGATATCCCCAACTAATATTAAATTTTTTTTTTTCTATTTTTTTTTTTGTTTTTTCCCTTATTTTATTTTGTAATTCATATATTTTATATTTTATTTGTTTCATAGCTTGATTTTTATTTTTATGTTGTGATCTATTATTTTGACATTGTGTAACTATCCCGGTAGGAATATGCGTAATACGTACAGCAGATTCTGTACGATTTACATGTTGTCCACCAGATCCAGATGCTCTATATACATCAATACGTAAATCTTCCATATTAATAGATATATCTGTATTTTCTTTAATTTCAGGATACATAAAAGTTGAAGCAAAAGATGTATGTCTTCTACCTGAAGAATTAAAAGGACTTTTTCTAACTAAACGGTGGATGCCACTTTCTGTTCGAAGCCATCCAAAAGCATATTTACCAATGATATGAATTGTAGACGATTTAATACCGACAATCTCTCCAGGAGATTCATTTATTATAGTTACTTGATATTTTTTTTTTTCTGCCCATTTTAAATACATTTTCATTATTATTTGAGCCCAATCTTGTGATTCTATCCCACCAGATCCAGATTGTATATCTATAAAACAATTTTTTTTATCATTTTTTTTAAAAAAAATTTTTTGTAATTCCAAATTATTTATTTTTTTTTGTATTTGAAATAAAATTTTTATAGATTCTTTTAACATTTTTTTATCATTAGAATGGATTGCTAAATTAATTAATTCATCAATATCAATAATATCTTGATTAATATTATCTAAAGTTAATAGCATATTTTCTATATTAGATTTTTTTTTATTTAAAGAGAGTAAATCATTTATATTTTTCCAAATATGTGGATTTTGTAATTTTTCTTTTATTTTTAATAATTTTTTTTGATATTTTGAATAATTAAAGAAACCCCCTAATAAAAATATTTTTTTTTTTAATTTCTTTTAATTTATTTTTTATCAAAATAATTTCTGACATATTTAGTTCCTAACTTTTAATAAAAAATTGTAAATATAAAATAATTTTTATATTAATTTTTATTAATATAAATTTTATATAGATAATTATTAATAATTTATAAATATTAGATATGAATAATAATTTAAAATTTAATTTTATTAAATTAATAAATTTGGCCCTTGTTGGACTTGAACCAACGACCTAACGATTATGAGTCGTTTGCTCTAACCACTGAGCTAAAGGGCCATACATAAATACAACATTATGTTATATTTTAATATATATTTCAATTATATTTATTATTTTTTAATTTAGTAAATATAATTCTTTATTTCCTCTTAAAATATTTAAGAGTATTAATGATGGCTGTGTATCTAAAATCTTTTTAAGATCTTTTATATTATATATATTATTTTGATTAATTCCTATTATTATATCATCTTTTTTTAATCCTATTATAGAGGCAGGTGAATTAGGTATTACTTTAATAACTTTTACTCCATTTTTTTTTACTTTATTAAAAATAAAAAATCTCTTTTTTAAAGATATATTTTCTAAATATGCACCTTCAATACCATATATTGAATTTTCATTAGAAGATTCATCATCACAAAAATTATCTAATTGTGTTTCTATTATTTTAAATGTTCCATTTCTTATTATTCCTAATTTAATAATAGAACCTCGCATTAATGTACTAATTTTTGCTTTTAATAAAGCATAACTATCAATTTTTTTATTATTTAATGTAATTATAATATCACCAGGTTTTAATATATTATTTTTAGATGATATTACTTCACGTATAAAAATTCCTTTAAATATATTAGGTACTTTCATAACTTTTGCAATTTGTGGATCAAGTTCAACACCGTAAATACCTAAAAAACCTCTTTCTATTTTCCCAAATTTAATAAATTGATTAACTAAATTCATCACAGTATTACTTGGTATCGCAAAACCAATACCAATATTTCCTTCATTGGGAGTTAAAATAGCTGTATTTATTCCAATTAAATCTCCATTTAAATTAACTAAAGCCCCACCTGAATTACCTTTATTAATTGCAGCATCTGTTTGAATAAAATTTTCAAAATTTTCGATATTAAGTCCAGTACGTCCTAATCCTGATATAATTCCTGATGTAACACTTTCTCCTAATCCATACGGGTTACCTATCGCTATAGTATAATCTCCTACTTTTAAAGTATCAGAATTAGCTATTTTAACACTTTTTAAATTTCCAGTTCTATCTTTTATTTGTATTAAAGCTAAATCTGTTTTTGGATCTTGCCCTAAAATTTTAGCTTCATAAATTTTCCCATTATTTAATTCTACTGAAATATAATCAGCATTATTTATAACATGATTATTAGTAATAATTAAACCTTTTTTAGAATTTATTATTACTCCAGAACCAATGGAATGAAATTTTTGTTGAAGGATATTATCATTATCCCCACAAATAGGAGTATTTTTATATGGTGATCCTTCTTTACAAAGAGAAAATTTTTCATTTAAATATTCTTGTATTTTTTGAGGTAGTCTAAATTGCGATACATAAGTACTACCTTGTACATTAATATTAACAACAGAAGGAGTAACTTTTGATAATATAATAGATAAACTAGGTAATTTATTACTATTCCATTTTTTTGTTAAATTAAATGGTAATAATTTTGCATGTACATTTGGTGATGTAAATATTATATTACTTATAAAAAAAAATAGGTAAAAAATTATTTTTAATTTCTTCATAAAAAAATCTCATGATAAATTTTTTTAAATATAATTATATAAAATATGTTTTTATTCTTACTTTATTAAAAAGATTAAATTTTAAATTTCATTTTTTTATATTATTAATCAATTATTTATGTAATTGTGTATGTAATAAATATATTTTTAATTTTTAAAATAAAAAATTATTTAAATATAAAATTTTTACAAATTATTATACTTAATATAATATAAATTTTACTTTATATAAAGTATAAATATATATGATAAACAAATTAAAAAGTATTGCATCTAAAGTAGCGATAAAATATATTAAAGACGATAATATTATCGGTATTGGTTCAGGTACTACAATATCTCAATTTATTAAAATTTTATATAATGAAAAAAAAAATATTAAAGGTGTAGTATCTGCTTCTAAATATTCAACTAAAAAATTAAAAAAATATAATTTTAATGTTTATGAAATGAATAAAATAAATAAAATTGGAATATATTTTGATAGTGCTGATGAAATTAATGAAAAAATGCAAATGATAAAAGGAGGAGGAGCAGCGTTAACTAATGAAAAAATTATATCTAATTATTCAGATACATTTATTTGTATTATTGATCAATCTAAATATGTAAAAAATTTAGGAAAATTACATCCTGTTCCTATAGAAATTATACCTTCTGCAGAAAATTTTATTACTAGAAAATTATCATATATAGGAGCTATAGCAAAATTAAGGAAGAAAACAATTACAGAACACGGTAATTTTATATTAGATGTATATAATTTAGATTTACATAATCCTCTTAAAACAGAAAAATATATAAATACCATTCCTGGAGTTGTAACTGTTGGGTTATTTACTCAAAGATGTGCAGATATAGTTATTATAGGAAAATATAATTCTACAGTGTCAATAATAAATAAAAAAAATTTAAAATAATATTATTAATTTTAAATTTTATTTTAAATTTTTAACATTATACAGTATATCATAAATATATGAAAATAAAATTTACTAAAATGCATTCGTTAGGTAACGATTTTATTATTATAAATAATATAAAAAATGATTTTTTTTTTACAAAAGATATTATACAAAAATTATCTAATAGATATTTAGGTATAGGTTTTGATCAATTATTATTAATTGAATCATCATTTAATAGTGAAATTGATTTTCATTATAGAATTTTTAATTCTGATGGAAATGAAGTAGAACAATGTGGAAATGGAGTACGTTGTCTTGCATTATATTTAGAAAAAAAAAAATTAATTTGTAGAAAAAAAATATGTGTAAGTACAAAAAATCGTGTAATATATTTACAGATTATAAGCAACAATATAATTTCTGTAAATATGGGAGTCCCTTTATTTAATCCTGAAGATATACCATTTATCACTCATAGTATTAAAGATACTTATAAAGTTTATTTTCAAAATAAATATATTTATTTTAATGTTGTTTCTTTAGGAAATCCCCATTGTATAATACAAGTAAATGATGTATCAATCACTCCTGTATCTTTAATAGGATCTTTTTTAGAAAATCATGTTTTTTTCCCGCAAAGAATTAATGTAGGTTTTATGCAATATATAGATGTACATAATATTAAATTAAGAGTTTTTGAAAGAGGGGTGGGTGAAACTAATGCTTGTGGATCAGGCGCTTGTGCAGCTGTAGCTATAGGAATCAAAAAAAATATTTTAGCAAAAAAAGTATATGTTAATCTACGTGGAGGTATTATAACTATTAATTGGAAAGGAAATAAAAATAATTTATTTATGATAGGAGATGCTAATTATATATATGATGGTAAAATTATATTATAATGAATTTTTTATAAAAAATATTATTTTAATTACGGCATTTAAATAAATGAAAAATATAGATTTATTAAAAAATTTAAATAATAAACAAAAAGAGATAGTATCTGAAAAAAGAAAAAATTTATTAATATTAGCCGGAGCTGGTAGTGGTAAAACATTAGTTTTAATTCGTAAAATAGCTTGGTTAATTTATGAAGAAAATTGTTCTCCTAAATCTATTTTAGCTGTAACTTTTACAAATAAAGCGGCAATAGAATTAAAAATTAGAATTAAATCATTATTAATAAATAATTATCAAAAAGATATCTGGATAGGTACTTTTCATAGTTTTGCTTATTATTTATTAAGAATACATTATTTAAATGTAGGATTAACAAAAAAATTTCAAATTATAGACACCTATGATCAAAAAATAATCATTAAACGAATTTTAAAAAAATTATCTTTAAAAGATAAAATTTTTTCTGTAGAAAATATTTTAAAATATATAAATAATAAAAAAAATAATTTATTAAATAATTATTTTTATAAAAATAATATATATAATATTAATTTATCTAAAATATATGATGAATATCAAAATTTTTGTAAAAAAACAGAAGTCATTGATTTTAATGAATTAATATTTTATTTATATAAATTATTTTTATATAATCCTAAAATATTAAAAATATATCAAAAACGTTTTCAAAATATTCTAATAGATGAATTTCAAGATACTAATGATATACAATATAAACTTATTTCTTTATTATATAATAAATATTATGATACAAAAGTTGTTTTTGTTGGGGATGATGATCAATCTATTTATGGATGGAGAGGAGCTAAAATTGATAATATAAATTCTGTTTTAAAAGAATTTGATGAAGTAAAAACAGTATTATTAGAACAAAATTATCGTTCTACTTCTAATATTTTAGAAACTGCAAATAGATTAATTTCTTATAATAATAGTAGATTAAAGAAAAAATTATGGACGAATGCAAATAACGGAGATCTTATTACAATATATTATGCATTAAATGAATTTGATGAGGCTGAATATATTGCTAAATATATAAAAAAAAAGACTTTTAAAGAAGAAAACAAATTAAATAATTATGCAATTTTATATAGAAATAATTCACAATCTCGTATTTTAGAAGAAATTATGTTAAAATTTTCTATTCCATACAAAATATATGGAGGAATACAGTTTTTTGAACGTCAAGAAATTAAAAACACTTTATCTTATTTAAGATTAATATCTAATCATAATGATGATATTTCTTTTGAAAAAATAGTAAATATTCCAAAAAGAGGAATTGGTGATATTACATTAAATATCATAAAACATATTGCTAATAAATATTCCTTAACATTATGGAAATCTAGTTTTTTTTTATTAAAAAATAAAAATTTTTTAAATAAAACATCATTTAATGCATTAAAAAAATTTATTACATTAATTATATATTTAAAAAATAATACAAAAAAACAATCATTATCTAAGATTATTAAACAAACAATAAAAAAATCTGGACTATGGGATATGTATAAGAAAAATTATTTATTTAAACAAGATAATACTAAGATAAATAATTTGAAAGAATTTATTAATGCAGCTAAATATTTTACAAAAAAAAAAATACAACATAAAAAAAAAGAAAATATTTTAGATATAAAAGATAATAATTTATTAATAGATTTCCTTTCTCAAACATTATTATTAAATGAAAATATAAATAAAAATAATGAAGAAAAAAATAATTATGTACAATTAATGACAATTCATTCATCTAAAGGATTAGAATTTTCTGAAGTTTTTATTATTGGTATGGAAGAAGGTATTTTTCCTAATAAAATTTCTTTTAATGAAAAATCTATAAATGAAGAAAGACGTTTAGCTTATGTAGGTATTACTAGAGCAAAAAAAAAATTAACTTTAACTTATACAAAAAAACGTTTTCTACATGGTAAAGAAATTAATTCAATACGATCAAGATTTATTAATGAATTACCAAAAAATTGCATAAAAAATATTAATTATATCCAACATAATAATGTTTTACTAAAAAAAAGTTCTTTTTTTATAAAAAAAAAATATTCTATAGGACAAATAGTTTATCATAAAATTTTTGGACAAGGAACTATTATAAAAATAGAAATTCTTAAAAAAAATGAAAAATTACAAATTAAATTTGATAATACAATAATAAAATGGATAATGTCTGATTATATACAATCTTCTACTTAAAATTTATACTAAATTACTTTAATAAAATATATGAGTTTTTTTATATATTAATTATAATCTTAGTTAGGAGTTATTATGTTAAATGCATATAAATTATATAATAAATATCTAACTCATCTTAAATTAGATAATAATTTCAAAAATCTTTTAGATGCAATATGGATTGATTTAATTCAACCAGAAGATGTTGAAAGAAAAAAAATATATCATCTACTAAAACAAAATTTAGCTACCAGACCAGAATTAGAAGATATAGAAGCATCAGCAAGATTTTTTGAAAATCAAGAAGGATTACATATTCATTCATTTTTTTTTTATAAAAAAAAAAATAAACATGCAGGTACTACTACTGTAGCATTTACGATAAAAAATAATAGATTATATACTTTAAGAGAAAAAGAATTATCTGTATTTCGTTTATACAGAATACGTATGCATAATCGTTGTATGTTTTATGGAAATCCTTATGAATTGTTATTAGATATATTTGATACTAAAATTGAACAATTAGCAGATGAAATTGAAAATATATATAGTGATTTAGAATCTTTAAGTTGTATTATCATGAAAGGACATCAAAATAAAGAATTTGATAATGCACTTTCTACTTTAGCAGAATTAGAAGATTTTGGATGGAAAGTAAGATTATGTTTAATGGATACACAAAGAGCAGTAAATTTTTTAATGAGAAAAACTAGATTACCTGATAATCAAATTAAACAAGCAAAAGAAATTTCAAGAGATATTAAATCATTATTACCACATAATGAATCCTTATTTCAAAAAGTGAATTTTTTAGTACAAGCTGCAATGGGATTTATTAAT
Encoded proteins:
- the prfB gene encoding peptide chain release factor 2 (programmed frameshift), translating into MSEIILIKNKLKEIKKKNIFIRGFLNYSKYQKKLLKIKEKLQNPHIWKNINDLLSLNKKKSNIENMLLTLDNINQDIIDIDELINLAIHSNDKKMLKESIKILFQIQKKINNLELQKIFFKKNDKKNCFIDIQSGSGGIESQDWAQIIMKMYLKWAEKKKYQVTIINESPGEIVGIKSSTIHIIGKYAFGWLRTESGIHRLVRKSPFNSSGRRHTSFASTFMYPEIKENTDISINMEDLRIDVYRASGSGGQHVNRTESAVRITHIPTGIVTQCQNNRSQHKNKNQAMKQIKYKIYELQNKIREKTKKKIEKKKFNISWGYQIRSYILDDSRIKDIRTGIESKNIQSVLNGNLDHFIQASLKLGL
- the tpiA gene encoding triose-phosphate isomerase, whose product is MKKFLIIANWKLNGSYNFIDKNLNIIKKINNSLNYCQLSISPPYVYLNYINNLIKNTSISLTAQNVDIHLKGSFTGEISVNMLKDIGVKYVIIGHSERRIYHNEDIDLISKKFVLVKKYGLIPILCIGETAEQKKNKLTEKICINQINSILKISNIKIFNNTIIAYEPIWAIGSGKIADINEVKKIILFIKKYIFSLNKEIIKNIYFQYGGSVNFFNINHFFTKKYINGFLIGKVSLTIKDFVLLIEKIEKSLYLLNRS
- a CDS encoding Do family serine endopeptidase, which gives rise to MKKLKIIFYLFFFISNIIFTSPNVHAKLLPFNLTKKWNSNKLPSLSIILSKVTPSVVNINVQGSTYVSQFRLPQKIQEYLNEKFSLCKEGSPYKNTPICGDNDNILQQKFHSIGSGVIINSKKGLIITNNHVINNADYISVELNNGKIYEAKILGQDPKTDLALIQIKDRTGNLKSVKIANSDTLKVGDYTIAIGNPYGLGESVTSGIISGLGRTGLNIENFENFIQTDAAINKGNSGGALVNLNGDLIGINTAILTPNEGNIGIGFAIPSNTVMNLVNQFIKFGKIERGFLGIYGVELDPQIAKVMKVPNIFKGIFIREVISSKNNILKPGDIIITLNNKKIDSYALLKAKISTLMRGSIIKLGIIRNGTFKIIETQLDNFCDDESSNENSIYGIEGAYLENISLKKRFFIFNKVKKNGVKVIKVIPNSPASIIGLKKDDIIIGINQNNIYNIKDLKKILDTQPSLILLNILRGNKELYLLN
- the lysS gene encoding lysine--tRNA ligase translates to MSELKDKLNNIKNINNNEIKFRSRKLDILKKNNNIVFPNHFKVNITCNYLDKISNKKNDFFQKKTLHIAGRIVNIRIMGKASFINIQDYTGKIQIYISQNEISFQEYKKFLKEYDLGDIIGIIGYVFKTKTQVLSIFCQKIYLLTKATKPLPDKYHGLQNKEIKYRKRYLDLIVNEKTRFVFQKRHQIILNIRDFMNKNNFIEVETPMMHNIPGGALAKPFITYHNKYNMNIYLRIAPELYLKRLIIGGFNKIFEINRNFRNEGISTQHNPEFTMMELYVAYSDYKDLMIFFEKLFKKIFKKIFKNNLLKYNSHVFDLNNKFNKLTMKEAIIKFYPNFSLENLENLNKLIKIANFLNVKINLHWSKGKIISKIFEEKIINKIIEPTFITEYPIEISPLSRSNDSNPLFTDRFEFFICGMEIANGFSELNDSQEQKKRFKKQENYKKINNYFYDKDYIEALEHGLPPTAGLGIGIDRLVMLFTNTKSIRDVILFPMLRPI
- a CDS encoding FAD-binding oxidoreductase, encoding MTEWSIGKIKDIKYWANDLFSIILKAKVNNFLAGQFTKLALIINDRKIQRAYSYINSPKNKNYEFYISNINKGNLTPYLYKLKINDEILISKNALGNFTINNIESCKNLWMFSTGTGIGPYLSILQDGICFQKFKKIILIHSVRYIENFNYLNLVKKIKQKYSNQLTIKIILTRNINIDHSILYGHIPNLIKNGVLEKNLGIRIDTNDSHVMLCGNPHMIKQTRKFLEQNKNFSKNLINKKGNITYEQYW
- the ilvG gene encoding acetolactate synthase 2 catalytic subunit, which codes for MNGAQCIIQILKKKNIKKVFGYPGGAIMPLYDALYDGDIEHILCRHEQGAAIAAIGYARATGKIGVCIATSGPGATNLITGLADAMVDSVPIIAITGQVSLSLIGTDAFQEIDIIGMSLSCTKHSFLITSLIELSTTIDKAFYIALSNRPGPVLIDIPKDIQLSNIDKRIILQNKKNFVISYKTSSITKIGKANFLLRKSKMPILYIGGGVNIGNAVKVLRKFIKKSQIPTVVTLKGIGTINNKNPYYLGMIGMHGNKAANYIVQKCDLLVAIGTRFDDRVTGNIKKFAPYANIIHLDIDPSEINKICKVNVALLGNFNYLIPLLEKPTNILKWQIYVKKIKKKYSYIYKSYKNKKKIFAPILLKKLSDIKNNNTIITTDVGQHQMWVAQHINFSNPKNFITSSGLGTMGFGLPAAIGAQIAKPNSNVICISGDGSFMMNIQELSTIKRKNLPIKIILLDNQRLGMVRQWQQIFFNKRYSETYLYDNPDFIQLAKSFGISGHSIDNTNEISKSLQKIFNINKPYILHVSINENDNVWPLVPPGCSNDYMIEKS
- the ilvM gene encoding acetolactate synthase 2 small subunit, whose protein sequence is MYKYQLHIKTNISPEISERIIRIIRHRGFSLKKMNINVINKVKNINFQLIVKSSKPIDFLVKQITKLIDVLDIVIIS